The Treponema sp. Marseille-Q3903 genomic interval TGAAAACCATTTTGACCAGATGTAATAAACAGTTGGTAATGTTGAATCAAATGTCTGAACTTGAGTATTTTTGTTTTTATTATCAGACATTGTTATAAGCAATCTGCATCGGTTTCCATCACTATATTCTGTAATTTCAAATGTCTGTCCATAAACGCCACCATTGTAAATTTTCTTGGTAGTAGTAGTTTGTGCATACAATCCATTAATTGTTATTAAGAATAAAATTGTCAACATAACAATAATTTTATTTTTCATAAAAGTTCCTCCAAATATTTTATTCATAAAGAACAAATGCAGCCCAATAATATGGGTGGTTATAATCATCACTATTACGGAATTCATTTTTTACTTTACGATATGCCTCAGAGTACGACATTCCGCTTTTTACTTTTTTATACATTCTAGTCATGAATTCAGCTGTTGCTGCATCATCTACACTCCAAAGAGTTACTCCGACATTTTTAGAACCAGCTACCATAAATGCACGAGAAAGACCAACCATTCCTTCTCCTTTTTTTACTTCACCAAGACCTGTTTGGCAAGCAGAAAGACAAACCATTTGTGCATTAAGATTTAATGAAGATGCTTCTCCGATAGTTAAATAACCATCATCAGTCGAATCACTAATTTTTCCTGATACCTCAGAGAAAAGGACACTGGACATTTCACTTAAATCAGAATCATAATATCCATGACAAGCGAAATGTAAAATCGAATAATTTGCGAGACTTCCATTTTTTGACATTGATTTAAGATTTGCTTCACTTGCTATTTTCTGTGTTTCAACTTTAGCTTTTGTAAATGTACTTTTTTGAAGGGTTTCAATCTCAACAATTGTTCCTGGTAAATCACGCCAGTTTAATTTTTTCTGTTCATAGTATTTTGCAGATCCTTCATTTTTTATGAGTTCCTGTAAAGCTTCCGCAGAAAGTTTTGTTTGACTTTCTACAGTCGCAAAACTTCTATCAAAACCACGCTTCCCAGTTCCTCGTAATGTTTGGTTATGCTCCTCCTCTGATAATGATTTGTCATACCACGCTCCACCAAACAATAAAGTATCTTTATTAGATGTTTTTATTGAATCAGCAATCATACTGACAGAAATTGATGGAGATATCCCTATAGAGTATTTTTTTCCAAATTCTGGAGAGTCAGAATTTTCTCTAAGAATATCAAAAGGTAAAAATGATAAATTTCCGTCTGTTACGATTAATATATCTTTACAGCCTTTTAAATGTGGTAAAACAGGATTTATAAGTTTTTCATATAATTCGTTTCTTTGTTTTTCAAAAGTTACTTCTGATTTTATTGGTCTGTGTGTAATTGCATCCCTTAAGATATTAATTGTAGTATTATAATCGTATTTCGGATCAAGACAAACTGTAGTAATATTTTTATTTGTAGCAATTATACAATATGCAAAACTTTCATTATTTTCTGTTTCTGGTTCATAAAGAACATATTCAATTATTGCCCTGTTTTTTCCACACCATTTTTTTATCTCATTTGCTTTTGGAGGCTGTGGATTTCTTAATTGGGCATAAGCCGGTATTCTTTTACTAATTTTTTCATCAAGTTTAGAAAGTGATTTCTCTGATGTTGATAGATTTTTTTCCGCTTCAATTAATTTCTTAGAATCTCTTTCGTTTTTTGATATATTATTTTGTTTTTCAATCTCATTTCTTGAAATATCTATTTGTTGTATTAATTTTTTAATTTCATCACGTTCAGATTCTGAAACACCATCAAGATTAATAGCTCTCTCAAGACCAATTTGATCAAGGAAGCCTCTACTTCTAAGCATTTCAGAATATTCTAATGCTTTTTCTGGATTATTATTTCTTGTTTCAAAATCAACACCAAAATAATAAATATATAATGAATCTTTTAGTAATTGTGATTTTATAGAAGTCATATCTAATCTTGCACGTTCAATTGTATCAATTGCTAAAGCGATAGTTTCCCTAATGAAATCAATATTTGTATCAAATCCATCTGTACGTGAATTTTTTAAAATCGTAGTAAGTACAGAAATAATTTGATTGTAATTTGTACTAACTTTATATCCTTCATAGCAATTTCTAAAATTTTCAATTGCTTTTTTATAGTCATTAATAATGGCATAATGACATCCAAGCATATAATATTCTGTAGATGCTTTTGCGGATTTTTCTCCGCATTGGTTTATATAAACATTTAGAGCTGCTTTATATAAAGCTTCAGCATCTTCGTACTCTTGATAAATTTCATATATACCTGCAATTCTATCATATGCATCTGCAACATCTGTAGTTTCAACTCCGTATATGTCAATTAAAGTATTCATGCATTTACGAAAATACTCTAGAGCTAATAAATAATCACCTTTATTCTCGCAAGCATCGCCCATTCCTAGGTAACATCTTGCAACATCAGAATGTTTTTCTCCATAAAACTTTGTAAATATATCAGCAGCCTGAGTATACATTTTAAAAGCTGAATCATAATCACCTTGTGAAATATAAAGTCTTCCCAAAGCTTTATTTGTGGTAGCAATTCTTGGATGTACATTACCAAAGAGTTTTATGAATATAGAATTTGCTGCTTCATAATTAGCAATTGCCCGAGAATAGTCACCCATTCCTTGATATACTTGTCCAATATTTGAATATGCTACACCGGTGTTTTCAGTATTACCATATAGTTTTAAATTAATATCTAGAGCTTTTTTCCAATTATCAAGAGCTTTTGGATAATCTGATTTTGCATAATACAAGCAACCAAGTTGATTATATAAAATTGCATAATATGATGAATAAAAATTTGCATTAAGTTCAGTTAATATTTTATCAGCATATTCAAATAAATCTAATGCATCATCGAACATTTGGTAGTCTGAATAAATTGAAGCAAGATTTATTATTGTATTTGCGACATCATAATCAAATTCACCAGATATTTTTTTTCTGATTTCTAATGATTTTGAATAATTATAAAAAGCATCTTCATATTTTCCTGCATAATAATTTTCTACACCGATATTAAAATAACATGCTGCTGTTTTTAAGTTATCCTCTGAATATGTTTTCTTATAAATATTCAAAGCTTTATTGTAATAATTTATTGCTGTTAAATGGTCTCCTTTTGCGCCATATACCATTCCTATATCGCTATAACAAGTTGCAACTTCTTTATAGTTTTCGCCAAAGAGTGAAATTATAATATCAAGAGATTTATTATAATAATTTAATGCATTTTCAAAATCAGAGTAATCATAATAAATATTTCCAATAAAAATTAAAGTATTTGCTTCGCTTTCTTTATCACCATTTGTAGAACTGTAAAATTTTAAAGCTTTATTAAGCCATGTTAAAGCTTGTTGATAATCAACTTTATTGTAATATGTTAATCCTGTAAAAAAATAAACATCGTTAGTATAAATATGGTTTTTACCATATACTTTTTCATAAATAGGAATTGCTTTAAGATAATAATTTAGAGCATTGTTATAATCCTGATTGTTAAAATATTCATTTCCTTTTGAATAAAGCGAATAAGCTTCATCAGATGTTTGTGTAAAAGTAGAAAAATTGAAAATTAAAAGAATTATAAGGCCAGTAAATAGTTTCTTTAATTTCATTTTTAATTCCTTAATTTTATAAAAGTTGAATCATATTTAATTCGTCATCTTCATTTTCAGATAATTCAATATCAGAATTTCCATTAGAAAAGAAAATTAGAAATAATGTGAATATACAAATAACAGCAATAGGTAATAAAACTAAAATAGGTTTTTCTTGTTTACCTAAAATAAGCCATAAAATAGTACCTACACACCCACCAAAAGAACAAATCAAAATGGTAAAACTTGCCCACATATTTATTTTCGTAACAGAAAAATCAAATTCTTTTGTCGGATTTAATCTACTTCCAGTTTTTTTGGGATTTAAATAGACATCGTATAATGGTCCTATTTCAGTTTTTTCAAGTAACGAAACATGTACTTCCCAATTCTTTTGCCAAAACTTTGAACCTTTATTAACCATATGCCATGCAACAGAAAAGAAAAAGCCTAATCCTGATAAAATTGAAATTACAGGAGCAAAAAAAGAATAGTTATTATTTTCAACATATTTACATAAAATTGCAAATAAAGCAGTGTATATAATTGTTATGAATGCCCAAAAGAATCCTGTTCGTCTCCAATATAAATCAATTTCGAATTTTCTGATTTCTTGAGCTTCTTTTAATGCTGTAAAACGAGATCTTTCATTTTGATTGTTTAGATTTTCAGGAAACAATTCTAAATATTTTTCATTTTGTGTAATACTTTTAGCTTTTCTTTTTTGTTTACTCATAATTTGTAATTCCTAGTAAAAAATAATAAAGCCTTGTAATTAAATTACAAGGCTAATTCGTCAGATTTTGATTTTATTAGTTTGTATAAAGTTCAAAATAAGACATATATCTAGAGTTGTTTTTTACAACTATATGGAAGTTACCATCCCATCTAGGAACGAAACTACACCATGCACTTGTGCTATATGAAGTATCTTTATCTATAAGATTCCAATTTGAATCATAAATATACAAATCAAGGTCACAACCATCTAAAGAATAAACATCAACTTCTGCATATCGACCTGCAACAAAGCCTACGTTGTAATATGAAACTTTACTGTTTCCATATACATAAGAATAATCATATTTTGGTCCACCAAATGCACCGCGTGTAGCAGATGATTTTACAAGTTTTTCAACAGTTTTTGCATATGCAAGTAAAGTTTTATCTTTGCCGGCTAATTTTTTTCCATCTTCTAAAAGTTGTTCTGCAGTATACTGTTTCTTTTCAGAAGCGCTTTCCTTATAACCAGATTCATCCTGAGAAGCTTTTGTTGTCATTTCTTGAGTTGGAATTTGCGCTAAGATTTCAGCTGCACAAAGTAATGATGAAGCTGATCCATTTTTGTAACCGTAATCTGCTAACTGGAAGGCTGTCTGTATAGAAGCCATTTCTTCTGATACAGGTGTTTTAAGTTCTTCTTTTGCTTCAATTTCTGGCTGATTTGCGGCCTGTGCAAATACAGATGTTGCAATTAAAGCACTTGCGAAAATAACCATTAGTTTTTTCATTTTTTCTTTTATTCTCCTTGGATTTATTTTATAAAAAGATTTATAAAAATCAATTTATTACTTAATTAATGGAATAATGTTTGTCCAATAATTATCTTTGCTTTTATCATAATTATTTATAACAACATAAGGTGCTGCTGGGTTACGAGTGATTAAAGCAACGCTAACATCGCATCCACGCTGTTTCATTAATGCCTTTACAGATGAAGCTAAATCATTATTTGGGTTCACGGTTCTCATGTGATCAAAATCTATTACATAGCCCATTGATTCAATCCAGGTAGGTACATATTTATCAATTATTGAATTACCATAACCATCGTGGTATGTGTAAGTATCATAAAGCCAATAATGAATTTTACCATGTCCTTCAATATAAGCCCATCCATCCTGTTCTTTGTAAGATTCTGCTACATTATAAAACCATTTTCCATTAAGTGTTACACCAGAATCCCAATGCCATCCTCCACTTTCTATTGGAGGTTCTTCAGCAAAAAGAATAATTGAAATAAATATAAGAGGAAGAAAAAGTAATTTTTTTTTCATAACCTCACTCCTAGTTGTAAAATCATTTTTCAGTTTCTGTCTAATTTTTTTTAATATTTTGTTATTAACAATTATAAACCTTTTTAGCTTTAAAATACAGTAAATTACTAATTTTTTATATTGTGCTTTTCTTCTATTGACAACAGCCTTTATTCAAGCTATCTTGAATTAAAGGCACTTCATTTGACACAGTGATTTAGAATTAACCTAAATGAATTGCTTCCCTTTTCGAGGGGAATCAGTCCAACTTATTTTAGTTTTAATGAATCTGTATTGAAAGTTCGTGTTTGATTTACCTTAAATATTTTACATTATTTATTTAACATCAATTATGAACACTCGAAGTGTCTTCAAAAATCTATTTGGAGGCATTCATGAATTTTAGTGAACAACAATCAATTATCAATTCTCAAAGAGAAATCGAAGAAAAAATCGGTTACAGTTTCGGGACAAACCGTCGTTTATTAGTACAGGCCTTTACAAGAAAATCTTTTGCCGAAGAAAATGAAGGAATCGAGGATAACGAAGTTCTTGAATTTTACGGAGATCAGCTTGTAAACACCATTATGACAAAATGGATGTTTGACTCATTCAGCCAATACTCTGGCAGTTTTCAAAATGATTATTATTATTCTAAAAAAAATGAAGCTGAACTTTCTGAAATACGTGCCAGTTATATTAATAAATCTGCGTTGGCGCATTGTATAAGAATTCTTCAGCTAGAGTATTTTCTTCTGCTTGGCAAAGGTGATATAAAAAAAGAAATCTGGAATAATGATAAAGTTCTTTGCGATTTATTCGAAGCAATCATTGGTGCTATTGCTGTGCATTCAGCCACCCGTACATCAAATGGCTATAAATGGAATTATGATATTATAGAAAAGTCCTGTAAGAAAATGTGGGATATGTTAGATATCAAAGAAGACTATGTTGAAGAACTTGAATGTTTATGTGAAGAAATGGATATAGACTATCCAAAATATATTCCTCAACCAGTTTATCTTACCCCATCAGGACAAGAGTATCGTTGTAAAATTGAACTTTATAATGATGACGGAAATTGTTTTAAAAGTTTAGAAGCTTCCGGAAATTCAAAAGTAGTTGCACAATTAAATGCAGCACAAGCTGCAATAAACTATCTTGTAGGAAGTCAAATTAAAACTGAGCTTCAAAATGCAACTCCCGAAAATGCACTTGAATTATTAAATGTTCTTTTTTTAAGAAAACAAATTGCGAAACCAGAATTTAATTTTCCTTCTTGTAAAAATGAAGATGGTAATCAGGTCTGGACTTGTGAATGTTATATTACAACATTTGAAAATCTTCCAGGCTATAAAGAACATGGTATCGATACTGGTTATACAAAACAGGAAGCAAAACAAAATGCCGCCTATGATTTAATTTGCTGGTACTTAGATAAACCAAATGAAAATCGTATATGGATTTGTCCGGTATGTGGTGCTGAAAATTCATATGATACAAGAATATGTACAACTTGTTACGAAGGCGAAAACTAAAAAAAATATAAGGATAAAAATATGGAAAATGAATTAGGAAAAATTGCATTATTAATTGATGCAGATAATTTTAAACAAATAAATAAAATAAAACCTGCCATTCTTGAAATTTCTAAGTATGGCAAAATTTCATTAAAACGTGCTTATGCTAATTGGACAAAAGATCAGTTCAGTAATTGGGGCGAGGTACTTCGTAATTTTGCAATTAAGCCTATTCATCAAATTGATTATGTATCTGGAAAAAATGCAACAGATATGGCACTTACAATAGACGCAATGGATTTTCTATATAACTCAGATTACGATGTTTTTGTAATTGTTTCAGGTGACAGTGATTTTACTCCACTTGCAATTAAATTAAAGGAATCCGGTAAAACCGTAATTGGAATTAGTGCAAAAGGTAATACTTCAGAAGCGTTTGTCTCATCTTGTGATAATTTTATTTATACAGAAAATCTTGAAAATGAAACACAAGAAACTTCAACCCCAGAAGATGATAAAGAAGTCACGAAGAAAGATAAAAATCTTGAATTACAGGATTTAATCAAAAAAGCTTATGACAGTAAGAATGATGAAGAATATGTAAATGTTTCTATTGCCGGTTCTTATATAAAACGTGTAAAACCAGATTTTGATATTAGGAATTATGGTGTAAAAAAACTTACTGACTATTTGAAAAAATATCCTAAGCTTTATGATGTCAAAAATAGAAAATCTGGTAATAAATTAATATTTACTTATAAAATTAAAGAATCCTAATTTAGCAAGTAAAAAAAGCTTCCAAACTCTCTCCGATTTGCCAGGGGGTAAGATCTTCGCTATCGGGGAGAGCCTTTTGCAGTTACTTATATTTTTTTGTCACACGTTTAATATAAGGCTTATCGCTCAAGTTAGGTTTTGGCTTAGATAAATAATTTTGCCGATTTCTTTCTCGAATCGGTAAATTATGTTCTCTTTCTTTTTTGCTTTCATATATCCTTCTAATAAATCTCCCACAGTTAGGACATTTATAAAAGCCGTCCTTTTTATCTTTCAAGAAGTTTTGAAATATATCCTGCTTCTTACAAAATCCACAATGTAATAAACAATCTTTTAATTCACCTGGTAATAAAGAATAATTTCTACCTTTCATTTTACAATACCTCGCCATTCCACTTTCACACTCAGCCCCAGCCAAAACCGCTGTCCGTTAGTGCTCAACCTCTTAAAGCCTTTCTCGCTCATCCGTAAGCCCAGCCACTTTTGCGACATAACCCGCTCATTGTTTTTATTGCACCACTTGATATAAGTCTCATACAAAATCTTAGTATGAAGCCGCCAGCTCAAAGATCCGTCAATTTCAAGACAGTCATTTACAAAAGTTCCTACCGCATCCATATCCATTCTATATTCCTCATTAGCCTTGCTAACCGCATCCGCATCTCCAAGACCTTCTTTTTTCCACATCGCATATCCCTGGATAAGCCAGTTCAAAATTCCGGCATTTTCTGCAATCAGCTTTTCAGTAAGATTTTTATCCCTCTGTTCCGGCGGAATCGTTACATCAAAAGGAATCATTTTAATACGTCGCCAGATACCGTTATCAGCTCCGCGGATTTTCGGCTTATGGTTAGTCGCCATAAAAATCTTAAAGGTCGGCTTAAAAGAAAAATACTCTCCGTACAAAAAGCGCGCCGTCAAAGAATCTTCTCCCGTAACACTTTTAATCAGGCTTTCACTCATCGGGATTCCCTGTTCAATCTCGCTGGTAGTAACAAGCCTTGAACCCTTAAGACGTGCCAGGTCGTTACTCTGTTCCTTATTCTTTTTGATAAAGGTTTCAATACCAGTGCTGCAGCCGTAGTCACCAAAAAGCTCAAGCAGCACATTTAAAAAGGTTGATTTACCATTAGCACCAGTTCCAAACAAAATAAAAAGACACTGTTCGCTGACATCACCGCTCAAAGCATAGCCGCAGGCTTTTTGAATAAAACGAATCAGTTGCATATCCTTAGCAAAAATCTGCATCAAAAAAGTTTTCCAAGTCGGACAGTCCGCCGCCTTGTCATAAATAAAATTGCTCTTCTTTGTAATAAGATGCTTGATGTTCGGCTCTTTAGCTTTTCCGGTTTTAAGATTCAGCGTCAGCCCCTCAACATTAAAAAGATAGTTATCCGTATCAAACTCTTTTTCAATTGTCTTGATTTCCGGCCGCATTTTCAAAAGCCCCACAATTGCCTGTATCTTTCTGAAGCTTTCACTTTTAATAAGATGCTTTTCAAAATCTTGCTTCAAAATCGGGTCTGGAATATAACGCTGAATTCTGTACATCTGGTGAATGAAGATCGGAATACGTTCCTGCACAAAGCCTCGGTAATCAATCTCCCAGTTGGTCCCATTCCACACAAGAAACTTATCCCAGGTAATACAGTAGCGGATTTTATCCTGATAAGCCCGAAGAAAATAAAGCGTATTCGTCAAATCCGTAAACTGCATTTCACCGCTTACGTATTTGTTAGCCTTCATCTCAAGTCCAATCTGTTCGAGGACAGCTCTTTCATTTTTAGAAAATTCAGTTTCATTCATTGATATATCCGTTCGCTTTCAAAAGCCTGTAAAACAAAATCAGCTTATACTGCAGCTGCTCATATCCATCTATCAAATTATTTGAAGTAATAGTCTTAAGAATTTCTGTAAGCTTTTCTTGAATCAAAATCAGTGCCCTGGGATTATCCGCAAAACGCTCAAAGTCCCACCAGGCCACAAACTTATCAGCTTCCTCATTCTGCTTCACATCAGGAAAACACTTAAACTTTTTATAAATCGTAACATCATCCCGAATCGAAACAAAAAAATCTTTTGCATCTGCCCTTATATCAAAAGGAACATAATTTTGAGGAACCTGAAAACGCCGCTTCATTTTGCCCCCGGTTCGTGTACAAATATTTCTCGAGATCTTCCGCAGGCTGTCCTGTCATCATCAAAAACAACCTCTGGCCAGAAGGTTCACCAGCCACTTTTATCAATATCATTTTCATCCACCACGTCATAAAAGATGATTCCTTTTTCCTCATCCTTCACAACTGCGGGAAAGCTCACTACATTTCCATCAGGCTTTCGCGCCCAGATCAAAACAGTTTCATAACCAGAAAGGTCGCATTTAGTATCAATAAGAATTCTTAATTTTGATTTCGCTCTGAAAATCCATTTCATATACGACACTCCAATTCAATTTCATATGCAATCGGACAGAACAAAGTCACCACATTATTTGCTTCTCTGATTTTTCCTCTGAGCCAATCCCATAAGCTCATAACAGTTTCAACCGCTCTAAAAAATAATCGTGAAGCAAAAGGTAAAGCCGCCAGCTGTACTTCATCAATATTATTTCGGAAGACAACTTGTTTTCTTATAACCTCAGTCTCTATTTCAGGTTCAAGCTCCAAAAGTCTTTTCCAGGTCAAAGTTTTACCAATCGAATCTGCAGAAACTAAAACATCATTACTATTTCTAAAAAGCAGTCTCTGATAATCTTTCAAAGCTATAGGCTCAAAGGCATCATTAAACTGACGTGTCATAGAATGATTTCTACTAAAAAGAGTAGTCATACTTTTTCTTTCAGACAAAAGCCTAGTAAAATACATCCGCTTTGCAAAACTGTCAGAAATTCCAATTCCATGGTTTCCGGCATTTCTTATATGCAGCTGATGTTTTTCTGCAGTTCCAGTTATAGCTTTAATTTCACTAAGAAGCTTTTTCAAAACTGATTTTCTGTTTACTGCAGAACTCACATTTATGACAGCCTGTTCGTTTATAGCGTAATTAAAATTATCTGGCGTAACATCATGAAAAGTTATATAGAAGCTCGGGTAATCGTTTATCTGTCGCCTGCTTACATAACAGTCTTCAAGATATCCTCCGGTTAAAACATCATAAACATCATCATCTTCAAACTCTGAATAATCCCACAGAATGTCGTAAGGTGTTACTGGTATTCCGCTACTAACTGAATTATCCCAGACAAAAACAGGAATTGGAGAATAAATACCAAAGTAAAGTGGATTTTCATATGTTTGCCAATTTTCTGTATATCTTCCCCAGATATATTCATCAAAATGAAGCGTTACATGAATCCATCCCGAATCGCGGCCAACCAGAGAAATCTTGTTGTAATCATAATTAATCATTCCCCACCATTTACCAACTGGTCCATAGCGTGGATCATCGTTGCTGGATGCAATAAAAGGCAAGATGTAAAAATATTCAGGGTCATAACAATAATTCCAGAAATCCGAAGTAGTCGGTTTTCGATAGTAATAATAAAACTCTATCGCAAGTTCTCCGTCATCCCTCTGGTCATAGGGTGGAAAAAACTCATAAACAAAAATGTAGTCTTCTTCATAAAACTCTACATCCGCAGTTTTTCCGCCAAGACCTTGTTTCCAGATATAATTGCTTTTAAGATAATTAGTTCCTATATGCTGATTACCCGCTATGGTGGTTCCCATATTAAGCTCCGCTTACAGTAATCTGCCAGTCAATCTGAAGGCTGTCTGCAGAAGGCACGTTTACACTTGGAGTAATTTGAGCATAAGCCAGGCACTTTGCTGCAGAAGTATTTCCGTTCATCAAAGCAACTTCGTTAATTCCGTTTGCGTTCAAGTCCCCTGCAGCAAAGCTTGTACAGTAAAGAACAACATTCTGTCCGGAAGAACCAAAAGCAGCTTGAGTTTTTGGATAAGTAGAATCAAGTTTTTTGAAAGAGCCTGTCGGAGTGTTTACACCGGTATTGTTCTTTGGTGTACTTCCGGTCCAGCCGGTTCCAACACGCATATAACCGTTTGTAGCATCCACTTTATCCTGAGTCGGATTACTAATCAAAAGATCCGCAATCATTCCGTCACCCTGATTAGTGATAGTGTTGTGATGACGGAAAATCATCGGTCGTTCTTTAAGCTTAAAAAGATTACGCCAAAATCCATTCTTAAAATACTTTACATGACCGTTACAGTCTCTAACCATAACAGTAACCAAGCCTCTAACTTTTCCTTTACTTGAAATCATTTACATACTCCCTGCCTACAATCGAAGAGCCGTTAAAAAAAATGCACCGCATTTTTTAGGCTCATCGAAAGAACGGCTCGAAATAACTGTGTTATTTCGTAATCAAACCGAACACCAGAGACGTAACAATCACGCCGCCAGTACCACCAATCAAAGCTCCATAAAAAAACTGATTCTGTTTTTTCTGAACTTCCGCCTTCAATTTTTTATTTTCAATCTCAAGATTTATCTTCGCCGCTTCCAGCTGGTCAGCCCTCTCTTTTTCAAAAGCCAGCTCACCACCAACTTCCAGTAAAGCAGCCTTAACTGACTCCTGAGCCGTTCTTTCAATTTCCTCTTCTGCAATTTCCATAACTTCCTCAATCGTCAGTTCTGCAGCAACGTCTTCTGAATCTTTCTTTTCCGTCGCTGATTGTGTCGCAGACTGAGCCATAAGATTCTGCAAGAGTCCGAGCATCAGCACGCTCAATACGAGCAACCGCTTCCTCCCGTTTTGTTGCAGCACGTTTATTAATCTCATCAATATCTTCCTTCCCGGTGGTTGAGTAGTCCGAAGGACGTATCGAAACCACCTGTTTTTCTCTCACAAAGAGAACTGCAAATATCGCCGCAAACACAGCCCCTAGCCAAATGAATATCTTTTTAATCACTTCCAAGGCTTTCTTCACTCGTTACCTTCCTTTGACACTTAAACTTCTGAATCTCTCTTCCCGCAATTACAGTAAGAGCCACCGTCAGCCATTCAGCGCCCCCAAGTACACCACAGCGAAGAAGCACAGTCGCAACAATAAAAATCACAAACTTCACGCTAAGAAGCTTTTCAACAAGTCTAGTAAATCTAAATCCAATCATCCGCATGCTCCGTCAATTGCATTACGAATCTGCTCAAACTGGTAATCAGCTCCAAACAAATCCACATTGTCATCACTTGCTTTCTGCAAAGCTTCCCGGTCCAGCCCGCGCACAATGATTCTGTAATCATTGGCGTTGTACCAGGGCTTCATATCGCTCAAGCTTCTAAGCTCTGAATAAGGCTCCACACAGTTAAGCACAACATCCCGGCCACAAAGACCGGCTACATGGCAAATCTCATTTTCCTTGTACAGTCTTGATCCAAGCTTTCTGTCATAAAGCGTCATAAAGAAAGCCGCCTGAATATCATCCTTGTCCGGATTCTTCTTCGTAAAATATTTCTTAAACAAAGCATCCGCCGTAACACGAATAGCGCAGCCGGTTGCAAGCAGCAAAGCAAGACAAACCGAGCCCGAACAGTCTGAGCTGATCAGATTTTCCTTTCCGCTTTCATAACGCAAAAATTGCATCCGTCCAAGAAAATATCTGTAGCGTTCAGCTTCTGTCAGTCCTTCAACAATTTCCTTTTCAGCTTCAAGCATCAGTCTCATT includes:
- a CDS encoding peptidoglycan endopeptidase; translated protein: MDNQNLRMRLMLEAEKEIVEGLTEAERYRYFLGRMQFLRYESGKENLISSDCSGSVCLALLLATGCAIRVTADALFKKYFTKKNPDKDDIQAAFFMTLYDRKLGSRLYKENEICHVAGLCGRDVVLNCVEPYSELRSLSDMKPWYNANDYRIIVRGLDREALQKASDDNVDLFGADYQFEQIRNAIDGACG